One Mercurialis annua linkage group LG3, ddMerAnnu1.2, whole genome shotgun sequence DNA window includes the following coding sequences:
- the LOC126671471 gene encoding uncharacterized protein LOC126671471 yields MRIKFVNLHMLPWCLQMMGNHISCVHMRPAQPPAATVKLIKSDGLVNTYDRPIHVSELLDEYPKHLVCRSDSFFIGQKIPALSVDDQLVPGHKYFLLPKHCFQSALSFVTIASFVSTSKLPQMPTQSLLKKAATCQAFDIQKTPSGCLRIRVSEDFISELMEESKSVEESWSRVCTTPELQKHYGVLVRSRQWKPKLETIREKNKRKLSSFGMKKSQSKVISSEHHLNTKSCSKVTQKPTTIKSLSDPKHCSKPHSKLAQISKSASEHHLYPKPTSKSKSKIKIKLRKQ; encoded by the coding sequence ATGAGAATCAAATTTGTGAATCTGCATATGCTCCCGTGGTGCCTCCAGATGATGGGGAACCACATCTCGTGCGTCCATATGAGGCCTGCACAGCCACCCGCCGCGACCGTCAAACTCATAAAATCAGATGGGCTTGTGAACACCTATGACCGCCCCATCCACGTGTCGGAGCTTTTAGATGAGTACCCAAAGCACTTGGTATGCCGCTCCGACTCTTTCTTTATAGGGCAGAAGATCCCTGCGCTTTCAGTGGACGACCAGCTTGTGCCCGGCCACAAGTATTTTCTCCTCCCCAAACATTGTTTCCAGTCTGCGCTGTCCTTTGTCACCATCGCTTCCTTTGTCAGCACTTCCAAGCTTCCGCAGATGCCCACACAGTCTCTCCTGAAGAAGGCAGCCACTTGCCAAGCCTTTGATATTCAGAAGACTCCATCTGGGTGTCTCAGAATAAGAGTTTCGGAGGATTTCATATCTGAGTTAATGGAAGAGAGTAAATCCGTTGAGGAAAGCTGGAGCAGAGTTTGCACCACTCCTGAGCTACAAAAACACTATGGGGTGCTTGTTAGATCGCGTCAATGGAAGCCCAAACTGGAGACCATCAGGGAGAAGAACAAGAGGAAGCTTTCTTCCTTTGGAATGAAGAAATCTCAGTCCAAAGTCATTTCATCCGAACACCATCTCAACACAAAATCTTGTTCCAAAGTCACACAAAAGCCTACAACTATTAAATCTTTATCGGACCCAAAACATTGTTCCAAACCCCACTCCAAACTCGCGCAAATATCTAAATCTGCATCGGAACACCATCTCTACCCAAAACCTACTTCCAAATCCAAGTCCAAGATCAAGATCAAATTAAGAAAACAATGA
- the LOC126675194 gene encoding putative pentatricopeptide repeat-containing protein At3g11460, mitochondrial: MDIHLISSATTSRTISSFVKSHNHYATLLPSKEHSVRPCSLNSGSLGFTCQVLDEMPLSDTFAWNQLIHAHLTDKEPLPALSVYIHMLLRGALPDRRTLPRVLKASRLSTNLSLGKQIHGQALKLGFSSDQYVISSLIDMYGHLHSTESAKWLFDHSPPGNSVSGTVLARLYLLQNKPHLAVSTFYQMLNFGSQIDPPALATAIAACGMLKSLQHGRYVHGIAMKFGLDSDLLVSNSLLQMYIHCDCIEDARKTFDQMPLKDVISWTEIIGGYASIGGFNEALKLFRQMTVAGIKPDSLSICSILPACARPAAHKHGKEVHAYLLRNGMNLNVAVQNAVMDMYVKSGFLECASQIFVGMKERDVISWTVMMLGFSLHGQGEVGVELFRKLEKDPTIEIDQFTYAAVLHCCTSACMVEEGKLYFDCIKEPNVTHYALMVALLARASLFDNAIGFIEEHQIGGSGEAWRAVLDGCQIHQQVKTAKQVIEQLCELEPFNAENYVLLSNWYAASRKWEMVDKLKQKIKDTGLKTKKAYSWIESRNKVHTFATEDVSHPKSERIYREMQRLMKQMEVETLKVASLFSLHELEEERESSNHSEMLALCFGLISMPTGTTIRVVKNHGVCKSCHHSAKIISKLVEREIIIKDSNCFHHFKDGICSCRDFWLALTELRGLAHEYTHVYQILGPQKILGQTGGARISFEIKCMLIKIMFGWRSGGSKPSNAMSIVELSVHMDCQGCEKRIRRAISKMQGVDSLEIDMDKQKVTVTGYVEQRKVLKVVRRTGRKAEFWPFPYDSEYYPYAAQYLDESTYTTSYNYYRHGFNENVHGYFPDQAYETVSDNTVHLFSEDNVHAYCTIM; this comes from the exons ATGGATATCCATCTCATTTCGTCTGCAACAACAAGTAGAACAATTTCCAGTTTTGTCAAATCTCATAATCACTATGCAACACTATTACCGTCCAAGGAACATTCCGTCCGACCCTGTTCGCTCAATTCTGGGAGTTTGGGTTTCACCTGTCAAGTGCTCGATGAAATGCCTCTGTCAGATACTTTTGCTTGGAACCAGCTTATCCACGCCCATTTGACCGATAAAGAGCCCCTCCCCGCTCTCTCTGTTTATATTCACATGCTCCTTCGGGGCGCTCTTCCTGACCGCCGTACTCTCCCCCGCGTCTTGAAGGCTTCTCGCCTCTCCACCAACCTCTCTCTCGGCAAACAGATCCATGGCCAGGCCTTAAAGCTCGGCTTCTCTTCCGACCAGTATGTCATTTCTTCTTTGATAGATATGTATGGCCATCTTCACAGCACTGAATCTGCTAAGTGGCTCTTTGATCATTCTCCACCAGGCAATTCGGTTTCTGGGACTGTCTTAGCTAGGCTCTACTTGCTGCAAAATAAGCCTCATTTGGCTGTTTCTACATTTTATCAAATGTTGAACTTCGGCTCTCAAATTGACCCTCCAGCCTTAGCAACAGCTATTGCTGCTTGCGGGATGTTAAAATCACTGCAGCATGGAAGATATGTGCATGGCATTGCCATGAAATTTGGACTGGATTCTGACCTTCTGGTCAGCAATTCACTTTTGCAAATGTATATTCATTGCGACTGCATCGAAGATGCTCGGAAAACTTTTGATCAAATGCCCCTTAAAGATGTTATTTCATGGACAGAGATCATTGGTGGGTATGCGAGTATTGGTGGATTTAATGAAGCTCTCAAATTGTTTCGGCAGATGACTGTTGCTGGAATAAAACCCGACTCGCTATCAATTTGTAGCATTCTCCCTGCTTGTGCAAGACCAGCAGCTCATAAGCATGGGAAAGAGGTTCATGCATACTTGCTAAGAAATGGTATGAATCTTAATGTTGCTGTCCAAAATGCTGTTATGGACATGTACGTTAAATCTGGTTTCCTAGAGTGTGCTTCACAGATTTTTGTTGGGATGAAGGAGAGAGATGTTATTTCATGGACTGTGATGATGTTAGGATTTAGTTTACATGGTCAAGGTGAAGTTGGAGTCGAGTTGTTCCGAAAGCTGGAGAAGGACCCAACCATAGAGATTGATCAATTCACATACGCAGCTGTCCTCCATTGTTGTACTAGTGCATGCATGGTTGAGGAAGGAAAGTTATACTTCGACTGTATTAAGGAACCTAATGTCACGCATTACGCTCTTATGGTTGCTCTTCTAGCTCGTGCCTCACTTTTTGACAATGCAATAGGCTTTATTGAAGAGCATCAGATTGGAGGGAGTGGAGAAGCATGGAGAGCAGTGTTAGATGGGTGCCAGATCCACCAGCAAGTGAAAACCGCAAAGCAGGTCATTGAGCAGCTCTGTGAGTTGGAACCTTTTAATGCTGAAAACTACGTGTTACTGTCGAACTGGTATGCTGCCAGCAGAAAATGGGAAATGGTTGACAAACTGAAACAAAAGATAAAAGACACGGGTTTGAAGACTAAGAAAGCGTATAGTTGGATAGAATCCCGCAATAAAGTGCACACATTTGCAACGGAAGACGTTTCCCATCCAAAATCAGAAAGAATATATAGAGAGATGCAACGTTTAATGAAGCAAATGGAAGTTGAAACACTTAAGGTAGCTTCCCTTTTTAGCCTACATGAGTTAGAAGAAGAGCGAGAGAGCAGTAATCACAGCGAAATGCTGGCGCTTTGTTTTGGGCTCATTAGTATGCCGACAGGGACAACAATTCGTGTTGTGAAAAATCATGGTGTGTGTAAAAGCTGCCATCATTCTGCAAAGATTATATCTAAATTAGTAGAGCGGGAGATAATCATAAAGGACTCTAATTGTTTCCATCATTTTAAGGATGGAATTTGTTCATGCAGGGATTTTTG GCTG GCTTTGACCGAGCTCCGAGGTTTGGCCCACGAGTACACCCACGTGTACCAGATcttgggaccacagaagatcctcGGACAG ACTGGTGGAGCTCGGATCtcatttg AAATAAAATGCATGctcattaaaataatgtttgGATGGCGAAGTGGGGGCTCAAAACCGTCAAATGCCATGTCT ATTGTGGAGCTTTCAGTTCATATGGACTGCCAGGGATGCGAGAAGAGAATAAGAAGAGCAATCTCCAAAATGCAAG GTGTTGATAGCTTGGAAATAGACATGGATAAGCAGAAGGTGACTGTAACAGGATATGTGGAGCAGAGAAAGGTGCTTAAGGTTGTACGGAGGACAGGAAGAAAGGCCGAGTTTTGGCCGTTCCCCTACGACTCTGAATATTATCCTTACGCAGCTCAGTATTTGGATGAATCTACTTATACTACTTCCTATAACTACTACAGACATGGCTTTAATGAAAATGTGCATGGATACTTCCCAGACCAGGCCTACGAAACAGTCAGTGATAACACTGTTCATCTTTTCAGTGAAGATAATGTTCATGCCTATTGCACCATTATGTGA
- the LOC126675183 gene encoding uncharacterized protein LOC126675183, whose amino-acid sequence MYTTLPRPDFDLFTIQLWQVWSGRNKLLVDQIREPAKVIIQRSLSIHDSLQNLNPQSAPQPVSLVSAWKKPWLNSYKINTDAAFGKDLSPVGLGVVIRNSEG is encoded by the coding sequence ATGTACACTACTCTCCCACGTCcagattttgatttgtttactATTCAGTTATGGCAGGTTTGGAGTGGTAGAAATAAGCTGCTTGTTGACCAAATCAGAGAACCTGCAAAGGTAATTATCCAGCGCAGTTTGAGCATCCATGATAGCCTCCAAAATCTCAATCCCCAGTCCGCTCCGCAGCCAGTTAGCTTAGTTTCAGCTTGGAAAAAACCGTGGTTAAACAGCTACAAGATTAACACCGATGCAGCTTTTGGGAAAGATCTTTCTCCGGTCGGTTTAGGGGTGGTCATCAGAAACTCTGAAGGGTAG